The genomic window GGTGGCGCAGCGCCACCTCCTGCGCGACCATCCCCCCCATCGAAACGCCCAGGACGTGGGCCCGGGAGATCCCGACGGCGGAAAGCAGCGCGGCTCCGTCGTCGGCCATCTGCGCGGTGGTGTACGGTCCCGGGGGGACGTCGCTCTTCCCGGTGCCCCGGTTGTCGAAGACGACCACCCGGAAGCGGCGCGAGAACGCCGGGAGCTGGTGCAGCCACTCGGCGTGGTCGCTCCCGAGGCCGTTGATCAGCAGGAGCGGGAACCCTCCGCCGTGCGTTTCGTAATACATGCGGAAGCCGGGCGCATCGGTGTACGGCATGCGGGCACCTCCTGCACGCCATTATAGACCTCGGCGCGGGGCCGTCGAACCGACGTAGAATAAGGGCGATGGACGCCTTCCTGCTGAAACGGATCGTCGCCGAGCTCTCCCTGGAACTCCCGGGGGCGCTGGTGTCGAAGGTCCGGCAGCCCGGCGAAAAAGAGATCCTCCTCGATCTCTGGGGACGAGGGGAGAAGCGGCTCCTCCTGTCCGCCGACCCGTCGACTTGCCGGGTCCACCTGACCACGCGCAGGACCCCCGGCCCGCCGACCCCGCCGCCGTTCTGCCAGTTCCTGCGGAAGCACCTGGAGGGAATGCGGATCGCCGGAATCTCCGTCGCTCCGTACGACCGATCCGTCCGGATCGATTTCATCTCGAGCCGCCCCGAGGCGGAGCACGCCGCGACATCGCTCCACGCGGAGCTGTTCGGCCGCCACGCCAACCTGATCTACGCGGACGGGGACGGGACGATCCTCGCCGCCCTGCGCACGGTGTCGCCGGAGGAGAGCCGGATCCGTGAGATCGCCCCGGGGGTCCCGTACCGGCCGCTCCCGCCGCCGTCGCGGATGTTCCTGCCCGACGTGACGCCGGAAGACGCCGCGCGGATCCATGGGCAGGGACGGGACGACTTGCCGAAGACGCTTCTGGATTCCGTGGCCGGCCTCGGTCGGGAAGTGGCGCACGATGCGGCCGCGATGGGCCGGGATAACGCGGGCGCGCTGCACGACGCGTTGCGGAAGCTGGTCCGGAGGTACGAGGAGAGCGACTTCGTCCCCGGGATCGGACTCCTGCCGGGCGGGAAGCGCCGGATCCTCCCGTTTCCGTGCCCGGCGGCGGGATTCGTCGGCTTCGAACCGTTCCCGACCGCCAACGAGGCGGCGGACCGGTTCTACTCCGACGTCGCGGAAGCCGCGGAGCTCGCGTCGCTGCGCCAGCAGGCGAAAACGCGGATCCTTGCCCTGCTGAAGAAGGAGCGCCAGAAGCTTTCAAACGTCGGCGGCGACGAGGAGCGGCTGGTGGGCATGATGGCCGGGGGAGCGCACGGCGAAACGATCAAGGCGAACCTGGGGGCGTTGAAGAAGGGGATGCGGTCGTTCGGCGGGGTCCCGCTCGATCCGGCGAAAACCCCGGTCGAGAACATGAACCGGTACTTCCACCTCGCCCGGAAGGCGAAGGGGGCGATGGAGATCGTCCGGAGGCGGAAGCGGGAGGTGGCGGAAGGGGTGTACTACCTGGAGACGCTGG from Deltaproteobacteria bacterium includes these protein-coding regions:
- a CDS encoding NFACT family protein, coding for MDAFLLKRIVAELSLELPGALVSKVRQPGEKEILLDLWGRGEKRLLLSADPSTCRVHLTTRRTPGPPTPPPFCQFLRKHLEGMRIAGISVAPYDRSVRIDFISSRPEAEHAATSLHAELFGRHANLIYADGDGTILAALRTVSPEESRIREIAPGVPYRPLPPPSRMFLPDVTPEDAARIHGQGRDDLPKTLLDSVAGLGREVAHDAAAMGRDNAGALHDALRKLVRRYEESDFVPGIGLLPGGKRRILPFPCPAAGFVGFEPFPTANEAADRFYSDVAEAAELASLRQQAKTRILALLKKERQKLSNVGGDEERLVGMMAGGAHGETIKANLGALKKGMRSFGGVPLDPAKTPVENMNRYFHLARKAKGAMEIVRRRKREVAEGVYYLETLEEQLNSAGTRDELIAVRQELSASFAPRAKPSSKKRPGRKDAPRPVAPQVETVDFRGH